A genomic region of Nitrososphaerales archaeon contains the following coding sequences:
- a CDS encoding stage II sporulation protein M, which translates to MRFKVAILIAILLIFISFSLGFFRGQDASLEDIKEIERTIKGLEKTPSFIFFNNFLIASATLIPLIGIFLHLFVQFNTGYVIGALTSSINFSDSFLILTFVISPVFILEYSAYTITLGESINLTTLSLRRAGFRSRLKMSLKILLIAAILLFIGALVESYLIMTFMG; encoded by the coding sequence AATAGCCATTCTACTGATCTTCATCTCCTTCTCATTGGGCTTCTTCAGGGGCCAAGATGCTTCCCTAGAAGATATTAAAGAGATTGAGAGGACGATCAAAGGTTTAGAGAAGACACCATCGTTCATCTTTTTCAATAACTTTCTTATAGCTTCGGCCACGTTGATCCCCCTTATTGGCATCTTTTTACACTTATTCGTCCAATTCAACACCGGTTATGTGATCGGTGCTTTGACATCCTCCATCAATTTTAGCGACTCTTTCCTCATACTTACTTTTGTGATCAGCCCCGTCTTCATTCTTGAATATTCGGCATATACGATCACCCTGGGCGAGTCTATAAACCTCACAACCCTCTCTTTACGAAGGGCTGGATTCAGGTCAAGATTAAAAATGAGCTTAAAGATTCTTCTTATAGCTGCGATTCTCCTCTTCATCGGAGCTTTGGTCGAGTCTTATCTTATAATGACCTTTATGGGATAG
- a CDS encoding ATP/GTP-binding protein: protein MYAIFITGTAGSGKSLLTSCLVQWFNEKGSYAITVNLDPGALSLPYEPDVDIREYIDIQAIMDAYQLGPNGALIFATDLIATRFQEIQDDIDSLAPDYVIIDTPGQVELFAYRSNGPYIVKNIRCDERVILFLFDSMLVSTPVNFISIALLDASIQLRLRAPHIPLLSKKDLAGDNWKKILKWASDRAALESAIREEAYADSYLLGSSILRDLARIGFSYELIPVSAVTREGMVELSAVLTRIFKGGEEVED from the coding sequence ATGTACGCGATATTCATAACGGGTACAGCCGGTTCTGGCAAGTCCTTACTTACATCATGTCTAGTACAATGGTTTAATGAGAAGGGCTCATACGCGATAACCGTGAATTTAGACCCGGGTGCGCTAAGCTTACCCTACGAGCCCGATGTGGATATTCGTGAATATATCGATATTCAGGCGATAATGGATGCCTACCAACTTGGGCCCAACGGTGCTTTAATCTTCGCAACAGATCTCATCGCTACCCGATTTCAAGAGATTCAAGATGATATAGATTCACTAGCACCTGATTATGTGATTATAGACACACCGGGCCAAGTAGAGCTCTTCGCGTACCGTAGTAATGGGCCGTATATAGTGAAGAATATCAGGTGTGATGAACGTGTGATTCTATTCCTCTTCGACTCCATGCTCGTCTCCACACCCGTAAACTTCATATCGATAGCTTTACTCGATGCTTCGATACAGCTTCGCCTTCGCGCACCTCATATCCCTCTACTATCTAAGAAGGACTTGGCAGGTGATAATTGGAAGAAGATTTTGAAATGGGCATCGGACCGTGCAGCTTTAGAGAGTGCTATAAGGGAAGAAGCATATGCCGATAGCTACTTATTGGGCAGTAGCATATTGAGAGACTTGGCACGCATAGGCTTCTCCTACGAGTTAATCCCCGTCTCAGCAGTAACACGTGAAGGTATGGTAGAGCTCTCAGCAGTACTTACACGCATATTTAAAGGCGGGGAAGAAGTTGAAGATTGA